From Xiphophorus couchianus chromosome 7, X_couchianus-1.0, whole genome shotgun sequence:
CTCAACCACTTTATCGGAATCATATAGATTGTCTGAAATCTCTGATGCTTTGTTGCGTAACGGGAACCTGAAAAGTGTCCCAGAGAAGTGCTGATCCTCTATGATTGTTGACCATTCTTGCTTGCCTACAACTGAAACTATGTCTCTGTAGGGCTGGAACTGGTCATGCATTGTCATCAAAGCTTCTTGGTCTTCAGGTTCATTCAAAATCCACCAAAACCCCTTATCACCAAATATTTCCTCTTGGGGATCCATCAGTCCAAGATGTCCTGAGCTGAAAATACTGGGCACATCTGTtgagaaatgcttttatttattatctctAAAATTACCTCTTAGTTAAAATCATTAAGTCAAAGCATGTTATCCTTCTAACAAATAAATTTTACCTGTTATGTGATAAACGGAGTTGAAGCCAATTCCAAATCTCCCGATTTTATTCGGGTCATTGATCTTGCCACTTCTTCCAGCCATTTGAATTCTTTCCCAGTCGTCTTCAGTAAACACAGCATTGTTGTAGGCATACAGAGCAGGGCCTATACAAAAAGTCAATCAgtaacaaaatgaataaatctgttTGGGATTGCTGGAATATTTAATTGTAAGTGCTTGTTCTGTAATTTCAGCTTGAATTGAGAAAACTAAATAGCTTCTTTTGGATGTAAGGACAGATACAACATGCACAATAGTATTTCTCTTTAAACTGTTTGGTGTAAAATGGCtgaactagggctgaaacgatcccaagaatgattcgagtacctcgattattaaaattcctcgaggaaaatgtaTCTGACTCGAAGCTTTGTTAATGTATGTTTGGTTATTTAGCGCAAGGTGTTCCGGCCGGGACATTATTTGCGTTGCGCAgagctctcacttccgcctcaTTAGGGGTGTAcctttgtataacttttcttcaagttaacttagaaagtgagctgttattgttacaggttaattttctacaTAAGTAACTGTTAGGGAtactcaaatatgaaaaattggactgatattAATATCCGAAAGTAACACTGCtgttatgccagatttaccaatattttattttataaatttttatccgattacttgATTAACtgtaagaataatcaatagattactcgattactaaaatattcgtttacaacaaGCTGAACCttgcaacataaaaacagaattgtcTATAATTAATACTCATGGTGTTCTATAATTATAAAATGTAGATGTATGCCTTGTAAACAATAGGAAAGGCAGGTTATTGATATACAAAAATTATCTTTCTTTAAAGTAAAtgaatgacacatttttttgcAGGTAAACTATCATAAAATCAAGTGTAGATTACAACAAAAGAATTATTTACAAATCAACATATATACCCTGATATTGTCCAAGATTGGCATTCCAAAGACTCTCAGTGCCGTAGCTCCTCTCATCATGGATGAAAATCACTTCTGTTGCCTGAGCATCATCAGCATTTTGAATGAGTTCCtgtttcaaaataagatacattattattaaaaccCAACCAAGCTCAACAAGACAAAGTCACCCAGCTTAAATTGTAAATGGGGAATCAATAGACTCAGATCAAATTCTttggtttgaagaaaaaaaaagcttgtgaaaaataaaatgaacaattgTTTTGTACCATTTAATCTTTTGGTTGTAAATCAAGCAATAGAGAAGCCTACACAAGTTTAATTGTCCTCTTTTACTTTGATGAAATACAGCATAAACACGGAGCAAAGTACTCAAAAAAGAGAGGGCCCAGTCGTCCTTATACACACATCTCCCTACCCCACCAAGTCAGGTCTGCCACAAAGCTCCAGAGGCCTATcctgttttaaattattgtaagcttgtattttatttttaatcctaaACAGGAGTGATACAATGTAAACACATGGCATTAATGAAATGCAAATGACAATTTTGAACAATGAAACCCAGATTTCCCCCATAAACATGCAAAGCCTATTTATACGGGATCTCACTGCATGCTCGGGTTGGTGGCACAAATATATCATACACAAGGTTTCTCATATAATCAAGCTTTTGGAAGTTCACGTTGAATGAGCCAAAGCAGTGTGACATTTGCACTAAATAGAGCAATCATTTAAACACCAGAACAAGTGAACCTCATCCACATTAATTTTGATTGAAAGATAGCAGGGATGGCATAGTTCAATGCATCAACAAAACTTTGCTTAGCTTTAGCCGGGCAGGAGGGTTGGGTTGGGGGAGCAACTAAAGCCTGATGGCACATCAGGTGGCACCCTGAAAACCCTGGCTTACCAtgataaaattactaaaatgatACTGAATAAGATAACTCCTCAGCTATAATCGTTTAATATATCTGCTTACACTTTTGTagaacacaaacatttagaaTATGTCCAGAAAAAAGCTAAGAAATACATCCCAACAGTGGTTCAATGAAGAAtgaagtgacagttttaaaaagttatacaAACACAGAGAATATTTGGAAAACGTTCCATCCGATTTTACTGAATGTTTTGGCTTCAATGGAAATGACAGAAATACTAAAAACACCTGACATTGTCTCTCAGAGTGTGACTAGCTGAACTGAGCTTCGTTTATCATGTTGCAGTTTATAACatactttgtaaaatatttactgcCATGTCAAGAAAAGTTTAAACTGTAGATTGAGAACTTctgaaaatcataaaaatccTACGACTTGTAGTGacagcgaaaaaaaaaaaagcctccacACGCTTGGAGGATAATTTTTTGTCATACATAATGCAGTTCAAAGTGAAGGAGTGCATAGACATCAACTTTATAAATCTTCCTGTCATAAAAATATGGTGAGATTAGATAATAATATCACCTCTAATCCATAAAGATAGTTTCTCTCCCCATGTTGTTACTCTCATGAACCGTGATGAAGTTTCAATACCTACAATTCCTATAAGCATTCATTTTACCATTTCTTCTTTGGTAAAAGCAATCACTGTCAACATATTGACAAGAAAGAGCTTCATTTTATTACTaatctttttataaaataatattcaaatgtGTTGAGAGCAAGGTGATACTGATGCTGAACTGTGCCATTTACACATGGAAGAAATGTGGACAAAtagagaacaaaacagaaattgcTGTTACGTTCACTGACCTCTAGGGGCTCTCTTCATGAGAGCCCTCTCGTTATGTTTCAGCTCTACCTGGCTGCCAGGTGAAATGTGTTGGAGCTCGTCAGTCACTCCATAAAGAGCTCCATGCCAGAGATGTCAGGCCCCTTTTTCCATGGGCCTTGATCTTGTCTGTGTGCTGACTGTTGTCTTTGGGGACTTAAATTGTGAGCAATATTGTGGGGAATTAAGTGGCTAACTAAAATTATGTATTTGTGTTAATAGCTCAGGAATTGTACCTTTTATGTTTACTTCTTGAAagtattcttttattttagaggTAGAAGggagtgttttgtttgttgtgttggCCTCAGAGAGCCTAAAGCATAAAACttctgtgtctttttcttctcctgtgCTTGATATTTTAcctaaattgtaaaataaactgtctTTTGCTACTGACATCAACTGTTTTGTGATTACAGTTTTGTGTTACACCCAGTGCCAGAATTTATCCATTGCTGTCTTGGGGAGGGGTTGTAATAGTTGCAGGCTTGGTAAACTTTCTACAGCAGATAAACTGAAtattaaaaacactgtaaacgTGAGAGAAGCATCAATCTCCTGTGCTTCATTTAGTATGTAAGGCTTATGCCTGTTCTGGTAATAAGTAGCCATTGCTATAATCATAATGTGAACACCATATACTGACCTTCAAAATTTGTCCACCATCAGGATATCGACGAAGAATATCTTTCAGGTAGTCAAGAAAAGGTGGCGCTGTAGCCCCAAAGGACCTCCTAGAGAAAATAAGAttgaaaaactaaacattaaaattaaaatcagtggTATAAGATATGCTTAATCTGCATTTACCCTTTCAGCTAAGGAATTTTAATTGGAGTTGTGCCTAATCATAATCAGCAGTAGCTCAGGAGGGATTAGTTCATCCTGTAACCAGTGGGTTGCCGGTGCAAACTCCCCCACTTTGTCTTTTCAGTCACTGCGTCCTTGGGCAagatatttcagctgcctgctGGCGGTGGTCAGAGGGACCTAGTGGTGCTGATTGAATGGCAGTCACACTTTTATCAATCTGCACCAGGGCATCTGTGGCTACATTGTGGCtttccaccatcagtgtgtctttgaatgtgtgaatgactgagTGTCTGAAGTGTTTTGGGATCGTCTGACTTGATAAAGTCCTATACAAATGAAGGACATTTACCATTTAATCAGTGAATTCACAGCAgcaaaatgtaatgcttttgtatttataaaGCATAGGGAAACACAATGCTACTGAAATGTGTTGCTGTGCaagaacaacaaatatttaaataaataatatttcaatcATGAAAAACTCAGGTATGGAAATTAAAGGAGCACCATACATAACTCTTAATAAGGCTACATTTAGGGAAAGACGCTAAGTAGAATGtgattataaatattataaccAAAATGTCTTTCACATTTCAGGAGCTTAATATGGTCACAATTCTAGGTATATTTAAATAGTGACAAAACAACATCATACAGATCATACCAGAACATCCTAAAGCTGCTGTCCCACTGTTTCCTCTTCCCCTATCTTGTAATTTATGttggcatgtttaaaaacatGGTATGTGGttctaaaaatgtgaaaattatgaAGATTTTCTGGAACATACACCCATATCAAATTGTtgaactttgtgttttccttttgatTCAAAACCTTGTCAACACATGTTGACAAAACTTGCACTGATATTAAGTTTGTCCTTAATATTTAAGgctaaatgtaataaatgtatgGATTTTAGATCAggcatattcaacacaccaccatgtaacacaccacacactgcaggacgttgtaagattgttgtaaagggaaaattaggggggaaaaaaaaaaggctttagcgggaacaccaacatgcagaagcattatctgaTGGCTCCTGTCAGAAGTACACTTCTTGATTTTATCTGTACTTCTACAGaaatatttgcttaatttttcaATCATGCGTAGACAAAACACTTTGTACTTCCttgtttctcaaaaaaaaaaaaaaaaaaaacttggaagcAATAACTGCAAATGCTGCTATGTTCTGTaatcaaaaaatatgtttttcagcaaCACCTACAAACTTGCAAACATTACGATTTACATATATTATTGATTTCATTAAATAACAGTATTGTCATTATAGTTACATTTTAACACTACTGTTATGTGATAAGCAGCTTACTGCAGCAAAAATCATCCTAGGAATGTTATGAATAGTTTGTTAAGCTGTGTTTAGTAGATGAAGGTGACTTGGAGTCGAGTGCCTTGCCAGGGGTATATTGATTTGCAAAAGAAGGAAATGGGGTCAAACTCAACTTTCAATTGCAAACTAACTACTCCACTCATTAAACCACAATTGTGCTAGAGGTGGCATAATTTTCACAAGACAAACATTTCATGAAAATGCATGCTTTAGTTTGATGTCAACAATTTACTTGTTCTTGCAGTACAATTGACTAGTCATGACAAAACACGACACAACATTTCAAAAGCTTGTGAAGTATTCAGAGTCTAAGTTGCTTCACTTAAGAGGAAGAGGTGGGGCAGCTTACCGGGTTTTATGTCTGGTCTTCCCACTCATCCTTCTTGAGTTGGATGCTGTGAAAGAAACCAAATATTGTAACACAAGATAATGCagtacagaaataaagaaatattaa
This genomic window contains:
- the LOC114148152 gene encoding sacsin-like, which codes for MSGKTRHKTRRSFGATAPPFLDYLKDILRRYPDGGQILKELIQNADDAQATEVIFIHDERSYGTESLWNANLGQYQGPALYAYNNAVFTEDDWERIQMAGRSGKINDPNKIGRFGIGFNSVYHITDVPSIFSSGHLGLMDPQEEIFGDKGFWWILNEPEDQEALMTMHDQFQPYRDIVSVVGKQEWSTIIEDQHFSGTLFRFPLRNKASEISDNLYDSDKVVELFDSFIADADLSLLFLKSVDTVSLIHISQDGTINTRLQIKSSEPTEVLLKQEDESDVEGLTRIKLITLNSEDQKKTQWLLTTSTMKEGKAPNLVDLAKKLSFLPRVDSNLLFLYLLCTTCGLMLLKCSTKTNGLILLWMFFITYSMRTWLFSLLPEMKHSLSLYQKL